The following are encoded together in the Pedobacter sp. D749 genome:
- a CDS encoding glycoside hydrolase family 2 protein, translating into MNKKVSIFLSLLGLSLSLSAQQQDKSWNIVKGKISSPWAQEVNPKNVLPEYPRPQLERTGNWKNLNGLWDYAISGKSQRPAINQGKILVPFAVESALSGVGKTVGKDSLLWYKTVFTVPSNMKGKEILLHFGAVDWRSTVSINGKEVGKHEGGFDPFSFNITPFLNKSGNQTLTVEVWDPTDEGPQPRGKQVKRPEGIWYTPVTGIWQTVWIEAVNKSHIDHIKVTPDIDEQLLAVTPVLKEAASGDQVKVSAWDGTTKVAEQTGDGSGTITLKIANPKLWSPKSPFLYDLKVELLAKNKKVDEVKSYFAMRKSSIGKDQNGIQRMLLNNEFVFQYGPLDQGWWPDGLYTAPTDAALKFDVDKTKEMGFNMIRKHIKVEPARWYYYCDKAGMLVWQDMPSGDLGNGWENRPGILDHGSDQNRTAESEGYFKKEWNAIIDALYNVPSIVVWTPFNEAWGQFKTIEIAKWTKEKDPSRLVNTASGGNFHPVGDIIDLHNYPHPAMPSPDYFGKDYALVLGEFGGLGLPIDGHVWQQKNNWGYQSFKNKTDLFNKYAEFAKRLEQLIPLGLSAGVYTQTTDVEVETNGLMTYDRKDIKFSEAQMKALHDKLYQINVPVQK; encoded by the coding sequence ATGAATAAAAAAGTATCTATTTTCTTATCGCTGCTGGGGCTCTCACTTTCCCTATCTGCACAGCAGCAAGACAAATCGTGGAATATAGTGAAAGGGAAAATCTCTTCACCATGGGCACAGGAAGTTAATCCTAAGAATGTATTACCAGAATATCCTCGCCCTCAACTTGAGCGTACGGGTAACTGGAAAAACCTGAATGGTCTTTGGGATTATGCCATTTCCGGAAAATCACAGCGTCCGGCCATTAACCAAGGTAAAATACTCGTGCCATTCGCGGTAGAATCAGCACTTTCGGGTGTTGGTAAAACGGTTGGTAAAGACAGTTTATTATGGTATAAAACCGTATTTACAGTGCCTTCGAACATGAAAGGCAAAGAAATTTTGCTTCATTTCGGTGCTGTTGACTGGAGATCGACCGTTAGCATCAACGGTAAAGAAGTAGGAAAACATGAAGGCGGTTTCGATCCTTTTAGTTTTAACATCACGCCATTTTTAAATAAAAGCGGCAACCAGACCTTAACCGTCGAAGTTTGGGATCCGACTGATGAAGGACCTCAACCAAGAGGTAAACAGGTTAAAAGACCTGAAGGCATCTGGTACACACCGGTAACGGGCATCTGGCAAACGGTATGGATCGAAGCGGTAAACAAATCACATATCGATCACATTAAGGTAACACCAGACATTGATGAGCAATTATTGGCTGTTACGCCAGTTTTAAAGGAAGCTGCTTCAGGCGATCAGGTAAAAGTTTCGGCCTGGGATGGCACGACAAAAGTTGCCGAACAAACCGGTGATGGTAGCGGTACAATTACTTTAAAAATTGCCAATCCAAAGTTATGGAGTCCTAAAAGCCCGTTTTTATATGATTTAAAAGTAGAGTTGCTTGCCAAAAACAAGAAGGTTGATGAGGTGAAAAGTTATTTCGCCATGCGTAAAAGCTCGATCGGGAAAGACCAGAACGGCATTCAGCGCATGTTATTGAACAACGAATTTGTTTTTCAGTACGGTCCGCTTGATCAGGGATGGTGGCCGGATGGTCTGTACACCGCGCCGACTGATGCTGCTTTGAAATTCGATGTGGATAAAACCAAAGAAATGGGTTTCAACATGATCAGAAAACACATTAAGGTAGAACCGGCCCGTTGGTATTACTATTGCGATAAAGCCGGAATGCTGGTTTGGCAGGATATGCCGAGCGGCGATCTGGGGAATGGCTGGGAAAATCGTCCTGGTATTTTAGACCATGGTTCCGATCAAAACAGGACTGCTGAATCTGAAGGATATTTTAAAAAAGAGTGGAACGCCATTATCGATGCACTTTATAATGTGCCTTCTATTGTAGTGTGGACACCTTTTAACGAAGCCTGGGGACAGTTTAAAACCATAGAAATTGCCAAATGGACCAAGGAGAAAGATCCATCAAGGTTGGTGAATACAGCAAGTGGCGGTAACTTTCATCCGGTTGGTGATATTATCGATCTGCACAATTACCCACATCCAGCTATGCCAAGTCCTGACTATTTTGGAAAGGATTATGCACTTGTATTGGGTGAGTTTGGTGGACTCGGCCTGCCTATTGATGGCCATGTGTGGCAACAGAAAAATAACTGGGGCTATCAGAGTTTTAAAAATAAAACGGATCTGTTTAACAAATACGCAGAGTTTGCCAAACGTTTAGAGCAATTGATCCCACTAGGACTTTCTGCCGGAGTATATACCCAAACTACTGATGTTGAAGTGGAGACGAATGGACTGATGACCTACGACAGAAAAGACATTAAATTTTCAGAAGCACAGATGAAGGCTTTGCATGATAAATTATACCAGATTAACGTACCAGTGCAGAAATAA
- a CDS encoding cellulase family glycosylhydrolase, with the protein MNLKNYALLIILSLSIGTGFAQKIKKSTELAKVWSVEKANAWYKEHKWLTGANYIPSNAINQLEMWQADTFSPDLIDKELGWAEGIGFNTLRVFLYSKAWSQDPEGFKKRMEQFLTITQKHGIKPMFVFFDDCWNKTSAIGKQPEPKTGIHNSGWLQDPGDPAFKEEANFPELEKYVKDVLTHFAHDKRILLWDLYNEPGNSGKLEATIPLLNKTISWARSVNPDQPISIGLWSWGFEKLNAIQLANSDIITYHNYEAPEWHQRTIDLLKASGRPLICTEYMARSHNSRFSNILPMLKDENVGAINWGFAAGKTNTKYAWDTPLADGSEPIEWFHEIFQPDGTPYRQDEVNLIKKLNNK; encoded by the coding sequence ATGAATTTAAAAAACTATGCGCTACTTATTATACTGAGCCTAAGCATTGGCACCGGTTTTGCGCAAAAAATAAAAAAAAGCACCGAACTTGCAAAAGTTTGGTCCGTAGAAAAAGCCAATGCCTGGTACAAAGAACATAAATGGTTAACCGGGGCAAACTACATTCCTTCTAATGCCATTAACCAGTTAGAAATGTGGCAGGCAGATACCTTTTCACCCGATTTGATTGATAAAGAACTTGGCTGGGCAGAAGGTATTGGCTTTAACACGCTGCGTGTTTTCCTGTATAGCAAAGCCTGGAGCCAGGATCCGGAAGGTTTTAAAAAACGCATGGAGCAGTTTTTAACCATTACCCAAAAACATGGCATCAAGCCCATGTTTGTTTTTTTCGATGATTGCTGGAACAAAACTTCGGCCATTGGTAAACAGCCTGAACCAAAAACGGGTATCCACAATTCGGGCTGGTTGCAGGATCCTGGTGATCCGGCTTTTAAAGAAGAAGCCAACTTCCCCGAACTGGAAAAGTATGTGAAAGATGTGCTAACCCATTTTGCACACGATAAAAGGATTTTACTTTGGGATTTGTACAATGAACCCGGAAACAGCGGAAAATTGGAAGCAACTATTCCTTTGTTAAACAAAACCATCAGCTGGGCGCGTTCGGTTAATCCCGATCAACCGATTTCAATCGGCTTGTGGAGTTGGGGTTTCGAAAAACTGAATGCCATACAGCTCGCCAATTCGGATATTATAACGTACCATAATTATGAGGCGCCAGAGTGGCACCAGAGAACCATTGATCTGCTAAAAGCAAGTGGCAGACCGCTGATCTGCACTGAATACATGGCACGATCACACAATAGCCGTTTCTCTAACATTTTGCCAATGCTTAAGGACGAAAACGTGGGTGCCATTAACTGGGGTTTTGCTGCGGGTAAAACCAATACCAAATATGCCTGGGATACCCCGCTTGCTGATGGATCTGAACCGATTGAGTGGTTTCACGAGATTTTTCAGCCCGATGGTACACCATACCGCCAGGACGAAGTTAACCTGATCAAAAAACTCAATAACAAATAA
- a CDS encoding glycoside hydrolase family 43 protein has product MMRKKINFSWYAALAVIAKLLLITNLLPAQTIIEPVIAGDFADPSIIRANNQYYAVGTSSEWAPHFPIYSSKDLLNWKQSGYVFEKAPAWTSGSFWAPEYDYHDKTYFIYYTARRQKDNVSCIGVATSKYPDRGFIDQGIIIDYGKEAIDAFVYLDGNTRYITFKAYGLDKRPIEILALKLAKNGLKVEGEPFSLLKDDQKIGLEGQSILKKDGYYYLFYSAGNCCGAQCDYNVRVARSKSFAGPY; this is encoded by the coding sequence ATGATGAGAAAAAAAATAAACTTTTCGTGGTATGCTGCCCTGGCGGTAATTGCTAAACTTCTTCTGATCACGAACCTTTTACCGGCACAAACTATAATCGAACCTGTAATTGCCGGAGATTTTGCAGACCCCTCTATTATCCGGGCAAATAATCAATATTACGCCGTAGGTACTTCATCTGAATGGGCACCTCATTTCCCTATCTACAGCTCAAAAGATCTGCTGAACTGGAAACAGTCCGGTTATGTTTTTGAGAAGGCCCCAGCATGGACATCGGGTTCGTTTTGGGCACCGGAGTACGATTATCATGATAAAACCTATTTCATTTATTATACTGCGAGAAGGCAAAAGGACAACGTTTCATGCATTGGTGTGGCCACTTCAAAATATCCCGATCGGGGATTTATTGACCAGGGTATTATTATAGACTATGGAAAGGAAGCAATCGATGCATTTGTTTACCTTGACGGCAATACGCGTTACATTACTTTTAAAGCTTACGGTTTGGATAAACGACCAATTGAGATTTTAGCTTTAAAGCTCGCTAAAAACGGACTTAAAGTAGAGGGAGAGCCTTTCTCTTTACTTAAAGATGATCAAAAGATTGGCTTGGAAGGGCAGAGCATCCTGAAAAAAGATGGCTATTATTATCTTTTTTACTCTGCGGGAAACTGCTGTGGCGCGCAATGCGATTATAATGTGAGGGTAGCCAGATCAAAATCTTTTGCCGGACCATACTAG